A single genomic interval of Scylla paramamosain isolate STU-SP2022 chromosome 12, ASM3559412v1, whole genome shotgun sequence harbors:
- the LOC135105909 gene encoding nuclear pore complex protein Nup54-like isoform X15 codes for MATPNLSFGAGSMTGTAQTAPGFSFGSNTLTQSTAAFGATPFSTNPAPVSSGTGSLFGTTTTPAQKPFLIAPQTNFAPFGKSTPGAQGPDATQQQGMAGQPDPSLALHLAICTPSYFNNENDEVLRKWNQLQAFWGAGKGYYAPNMPPVEFTPENPYCRFKVVCYARIPSYHNEDGIVQIVIGKSLADLKPLEQNFVSTLNGIFGVAEVVISEMFAAELPDRTNIRLYVQQTLANGEKERATATDVARHMSQPTYTQTLKNLFVLEVLPLVNLTEAQLKEYLDTPQRGIDPALWEQGKRENPDPQKFLPVVKVGFQELQKQFNLQEDHAKKLQASMNNIMDEITQLRHKQTMMKAAIQDAKWKQANLTRRVLKLVSAQEVERKRGVPLDQTEEQIRMRLEDLYMQLMQPTQYRGCLNELMAQMCVKPASSQGGPRYGLVGDMEREVSQYMAWQHDALQAVVGVLKEDLTVVDSMMEEIQCKP; via the exons ATGGCAACTCCAA ATCTCAGCTTTGGTGCAGGAAGCATGACAGGCACAGCACAGACAGCTCCTG GTTTTAGCTTTGGGAGCAATACTCTAACCCAGTCCACAG CTGCATTTGGTGCAACTCCCTTCTCTACCAACCCAGCTCCTGTCAGTTCAGGAACAG GTTCCTTGTTTGGCACCACTACAACTCCAGCACAAAAGCCATTCTTAATTGCACCCCAAACCAACTTTGCACCTTTTGG AAAATCAACACCGGGAGCTCAAGGACCAG ATGCTACACAACAGCAGGGTATGGCAGGCCAGCCAGACCCTTCTCTAGCATTGCACCTGGCCATCTGTACACCTTCCTACTTCAATAATGAGAATGATGAGGTTTTGCGAAAATGGAACCAGCTGCAAGCTTTTTGGGGAGCCGGAAAAG gCTACTATGCTCCAAATATGCCTCCTGTTGAGTTTACTCCAGAGAACCCTTACTGTAGGTTCAAGGTGGTATGCTATGCCAGGATCCCCTCCTATCACAATGAAGATGGCATTGTACAGATTGTCATTGGGAAGTCTTTGGCTGATTTGAA ACCCCTTGAACAAAACTTTGTATCCACCTTGAATGGAATATTTGGTGTTGCTGAGGTGGTCATCAGTGAAATGTTTGCAGCTGAACTTCCAGACAGAACCAACATACGATTATATGTACAACAAACCCTTGCAAATG gggaaaaggagagagcaaCAGCTACAGATGTGGCTCGGCATATGTCCCAGCCAACATACACTCAGACACTGAAG AACTTATTTGTCCTGGAAGTTCTCCCTTTGGTGAATCTGACTGAGGCTCAGTTGAAGGAATATTTGGATACTCCTCAAAGAG GTATTGATCCAGCACTGTGGGAACAGGGAAAACGTGAAAATCCTGATCCTCAGAAGTTCCTCCCAGTTGTAAAAGTTGGCTTTCAGGAGTTGCAGAAACAATTTAA CCTTCAGGAAGACCATGCCAAGAAACTGCAAGCCAGCATGAACAACATCATGGATGAAATCACACAGCTGAGACACAAACAGACCATGATGAAAGCTGCCATACAGGATGCCAAGTGGAAGCAAGCTAACCTAACACGGAGGGTGCTCAAG CTTGTGTCAGCACAAGAagttgaaaggaagagaggggttCCCCTTGACCAGACAGAAGAACAAATCCGCATGAGGTTGGAGGACTTGTACATGCAGTTGATGCAGCCCACACAGTATAGA GGCTGCCTGAATGAGTTGATGGCCCAGATGTGTGTCAAGCCTGCAAGCTCCCAGGGTGGACCTCGCTATGGGCTGGTGGGTGACATGGAGCGAGAGGTGTCCCAATATATGGCCTGGCAACATGATGCTCTCCAGGCTGTGGTTGGAGTGCTGAAGGAGGACCTGACAGTAGTTGACAGCATGATGGAGGAAATCCAGTGTAAACCTTAA
- the LOC135105909 gene encoding nucleoporin p54-like isoform X5 yields MATPNLSFGAGSMTGTAQTAPGFLFGNPVTAQPSTGFSFGSNTLTQSTAAFGATPFSTNPAPVSSGTGFGLFSNFGGGPPKPHLFGLGNVGGGMTNTGPTASCSLFGTTTTPAQKPFLIAPQTNFAPFGKSTPGAQGPDATQQQGMAGQPDPSLALHLAICTPSYFNNENDEVLRKWNQLQAFWGAGKGYYAPNMPPVEFTPENPYCRFKVVCYARIPSYHNEDGIVQIVIGKSLADLKPLEQNFVSTLNGIFGVAEVVISEMFAAELPDRTNIRLYVQQTLANGEKERATATDVARHMSQPTYTQTLKNLFVLEVLPLVNLTEAQLKEYLDTPQRGIDPALWEQGKRENPDPQKFLPVVKVGFQELQKQFNLQEDHAKKLQASMNNIMDEITQLRHKQTMMKAAIQDAKWKQANLTRRVLKLVSAQEVERKRGVPLDQTEEQIRMRLEDLYMQLMQPTQYRGCLNELMAQMCVKPASSQGGPRYGLVGDMEREVSQYMAWQHDALQAVVGVLKEDLTVVDSMMEEIQCKP; encoded by the exons ATGGCAACTCCAA ATCTCAGCTTTGGTGCAGGAAGCATGACAGGCACAGCACAGACAGCTCCTG GTTTTCTCTTTGGAAACCCAGTCACTGCCCAGCCTTCTACAG GTTTTAGCTTTGGGAGCAATACTCTAACCCAGTCCACAG CTGCATTTGGTGCAACTCCCTTCTCTACCAACCCAGCTCCTGTCAGTTCAGGAACAG GGTTTGGCTTATTCTCTAACTTTGGTGGAGGTCCACCCAAGCCACATCTCTTTGGCCTTGGGAATGTAGGCGGAGGAATGACTAACACAGGGCCAACAGCCTCTT GTTCCTTGTTTGGCACCACTACAACTCCAGCACAAAAGCCATTCTTAATTGCACCCCAAACCAACTTTGCACCTTTTGG AAAATCAACACCGGGAGCTCAAGGACCAG ATGCTACACAACAGCAGGGTATGGCAGGCCAGCCAGACCCTTCTCTAGCATTGCACCTGGCCATCTGTACACCTTCCTACTTCAATAATGAGAATGATGAGGTTTTGCGAAAATGGAACCAGCTGCAAGCTTTTTGGGGAGCCGGAAAAG gCTACTATGCTCCAAATATGCCTCCTGTTGAGTTTACTCCAGAGAACCCTTACTGTAGGTTCAAGGTGGTATGCTATGCCAGGATCCCCTCCTATCACAATGAAGATGGCATTGTACAGATTGTCATTGGGAAGTCTTTGGCTGATTTGAA ACCCCTTGAACAAAACTTTGTATCCACCTTGAATGGAATATTTGGTGTTGCTGAGGTGGTCATCAGTGAAATGTTTGCAGCTGAACTTCCAGACAGAACCAACATACGATTATATGTACAACAAACCCTTGCAAATG gggaaaaggagagagcaaCAGCTACAGATGTGGCTCGGCATATGTCCCAGCCAACATACACTCAGACACTGAAG AACTTATTTGTCCTGGAAGTTCTCCCTTTGGTGAATCTGACTGAGGCTCAGTTGAAGGAATATTTGGATACTCCTCAAAGAG GTATTGATCCAGCACTGTGGGAACAGGGAAAACGTGAAAATCCTGATCCTCAGAAGTTCCTCCCAGTTGTAAAAGTTGGCTTTCAGGAGTTGCAGAAACAATTTAA CCTTCAGGAAGACCATGCCAAGAAACTGCAAGCCAGCATGAACAACATCATGGATGAAATCACACAGCTGAGACACAAACAGACCATGATGAAAGCTGCCATACAGGATGCCAAGTGGAAGCAAGCTAACCTAACACGGAGGGTGCTCAAG CTTGTGTCAGCACAAGAagttgaaaggaagagaggggttCCCCTTGACCAGACAGAAGAACAAATCCGCATGAGGTTGGAGGACTTGTACATGCAGTTGATGCAGCCCACACAGTATAGA GGCTGCCTGAATGAGTTGATGGCCCAGATGTGTGTCAAGCCTGCAAGCTCCCAGGGTGGACCTCGCTATGGGCTGGTGGGTGACATGGAGCGAGAGGTGTCCCAATATATGGCCTGGCAACATGATGCTCTCCAGGCTGTGGTTGGAGTGCTGAAGGAGGACCTGACAGTAGTTGACAGCATGATGGAGGAAATCCAGTGTAAACCTTAA
- the LOC135105909 gene encoding nuclear pore complex protein Nup54-like isoform X16 yields the protein MATPNLSFGAGSMTGTAQTAPGFLFGNPVTAQPSTGFSFGSNTLTQSTGSLFGTTTTPAQKPFLIAPQTNFAPFGKSTPGAQGPDATQQQGMAGQPDPSLALHLAICTPSYFNNENDEVLRKWNQLQAFWGAGKGYYAPNMPPVEFTPENPYCRFKVVCYARIPSYHNEDGIVQIVIGKSLADLKPLEQNFVSTLNGIFGVAEVVISEMFAAELPDRTNIRLYVQQTLANGEKERATATDVARHMSQPTYTQTLKNLFVLEVLPLVNLTEAQLKEYLDTPQRGIDPALWEQGKRENPDPQKFLPVVKVGFQELQKQFNLQEDHAKKLQASMNNIMDEITQLRHKQTMMKAAIQDAKWKQANLTRRVLKLVSAQEVERKRGVPLDQTEEQIRMRLEDLYMQLMQPTQYRGCLNELMAQMCVKPASSQGGPRYGLVGDMEREVSQYMAWQHDALQAVVGVLKEDLTVVDSMMEEIQCKP from the exons ATGGCAACTCCAA ATCTCAGCTTTGGTGCAGGAAGCATGACAGGCACAGCACAGACAGCTCCTG GTTTTCTCTTTGGAAACCCAGTCACTGCCCAGCCTTCTACAG GTTTTAGCTTTGGGAGCAATACTCTAACCCAGTCCACAG GTTCCTTGTTTGGCACCACTACAACTCCAGCACAAAAGCCATTCTTAATTGCACCCCAAACCAACTTTGCACCTTTTGG AAAATCAACACCGGGAGCTCAAGGACCAG ATGCTACACAACAGCAGGGTATGGCAGGCCAGCCAGACCCTTCTCTAGCATTGCACCTGGCCATCTGTACACCTTCCTACTTCAATAATGAGAATGATGAGGTTTTGCGAAAATGGAACCAGCTGCAAGCTTTTTGGGGAGCCGGAAAAG gCTACTATGCTCCAAATATGCCTCCTGTTGAGTTTACTCCAGAGAACCCTTACTGTAGGTTCAAGGTGGTATGCTATGCCAGGATCCCCTCCTATCACAATGAAGATGGCATTGTACAGATTGTCATTGGGAAGTCTTTGGCTGATTTGAA ACCCCTTGAACAAAACTTTGTATCCACCTTGAATGGAATATTTGGTGTTGCTGAGGTGGTCATCAGTGAAATGTTTGCAGCTGAACTTCCAGACAGAACCAACATACGATTATATGTACAACAAACCCTTGCAAATG gggaaaaggagagagcaaCAGCTACAGATGTGGCTCGGCATATGTCCCAGCCAACATACACTCAGACACTGAAG AACTTATTTGTCCTGGAAGTTCTCCCTTTGGTGAATCTGACTGAGGCTCAGTTGAAGGAATATTTGGATACTCCTCAAAGAG GTATTGATCCAGCACTGTGGGAACAGGGAAAACGTGAAAATCCTGATCCTCAGAAGTTCCTCCCAGTTGTAAAAGTTGGCTTTCAGGAGTTGCAGAAACAATTTAA CCTTCAGGAAGACCATGCCAAGAAACTGCAAGCCAGCATGAACAACATCATGGATGAAATCACACAGCTGAGACACAAACAGACCATGATGAAAGCTGCCATACAGGATGCCAAGTGGAAGCAAGCTAACCTAACACGGAGGGTGCTCAAG CTTGTGTCAGCACAAGAagttgaaaggaagagaggggttCCCCTTGACCAGACAGAAGAACAAATCCGCATGAGGTTGGAGGACTTGTACATGCAGTTGATGCAGCCCACACAGTATAGA GGCTGCCTGAATGAGTTGATGGCCCAGATGTGTGTCAAGCCTGCAAGCTCCCAGGGTGGACCTCGCTATGGGCTGGTGGGTGACATGGAGCGAGAGGTGTCCCAATATATGGCCTGGCAACATGATGCTCTCCAGGCTGTGGTTGGAGTGCTGAAGGAGGACCTGACAGTAGTTGACAGCATGATGGAGGAAATCCAGTGTAAACCTTAA
- the LOC135105909 gene encoding nuclear pore complex protein Nup54-like isoform X13, which produces MATPNLSFGAGSMTGTAQTAPGFLFGNPVTAQPSTGFSFGSNTLTQSTAAFGATPFSTNPAPVSSGTGSLFGTTTTPAQKPFLIAPQTNFAPFGKSTPGAQGPDATQQQGMAGQPDPSLALHLAICTPSYFNNENDEVLRKWNQLQAFWGAGKGYYAPNMPPVEFTPENPYCRFKVVCYARIPSYHNEDGIVQIVIGKSLADLKPLEQNFVSTLNGIFGVAEVVISEMFAAELPDRTNIRLYVQQTLANGEKERATATDVARHMSQPTYTQTLKNLFVLEVLPLVNLTEAQLKEYLDTPQRGIDPALWEQGKRENPDPQKFLPVVKVGFQELQKQFNLQEDHAKKLQASMNNIMDEITQLRHKQTMMKAAIQDAKWKQANLTRRVLKLVSAQEVERKRGVPLDQTEEQIRMRLEDLYMQLMQPTQYRGCLNELMAQMCVKPASSQGGPRYGLVGDMEREVSQYMAWQHDALQAVVGVLKEDLTVVDSMMEEIQCKP; this is translated from the exons ATGGCAACTCCAA ATCTCAGCTTTGGTGCAGGAAGCATGACAGGCACAGCACAGACAGCTCCTG GTTTTCTCTTTGGAAACCCAGTCACTGCCCAGCCTTCTACAG GTTTTAGCTTTGGGAGCAATACTCTAACCCAGTCCACAG CTGCATTTGGTGCAACTCCCTTCTCTACCAACCCAGCTCCTGTCAGTTCAGGAACAG GTTCCTTGTTTGGCACCACTACAACTCCAGCACAAAAGCCATTCTTAATTGCACCCCAAACCAACTTTGCACCTTTTGG AAAATCAACACCGGGAGCTCAAGGACCAG ATGCTACACAACAGCAGGGTATGGCAGGCCAGCCAGACCCTTCTCTAGCATTGCACCTGGCCATCTGTACACCTTCCTACTTCAATAATGAGAATGATGAGGTTTTGCGAAAATGGAACCAGCTGCAAGCTTTTTGGGGAGCCGGAAAAG gCTACTATGCTCCAAATATGCCTCCTGTTGAGTTTACTCCAGAGAACCCTTACTGTAGGTTCAAGGTGGTATGCTATGCCAGGATCCCCTCCTATCACAATGAAGATGGCATTGTACAGATTGTCATTGGGAAGTCTTTGGCTGATTTGAA ACCCCTTGAACAAAACTTTGTATCCACCTTGAATGGAATATTTGGTGTTGCTGAGGTGGTCATCAGTGAAATGTTTGCAGCTGAACTTCCAGACAGAACCAACATACGATTATATGTACAACAAACCCTTGCAAATG gggaaaaggagagagcaaCAGCTACAGATGTGGCTCGGCATATGTCCCAGCCAACATACACTCAGACACTGAAG AACTTATTTGTCCTGGAAGTTCTCCCTTTGGTGAATCTGACTGAGGCTCAGTTGAAGGAATATTTGGATACTCCTCAAAGAG GTATTGATCCAGCACTGTGGGAACAGGGAAAACGTGAAAATCCTGATCCTCAGAAGTTCCTCCCAGTTGTAAAAGTTGGCTTTCAGGAGTTGCAGAAACAATTTAA CCTTCAGGAAGACCATGCCAAGAAACTGCAAGCCAGCATGAACAACATCATGGATGAAATCACACAGCTGAGACACAAACAGACCATGATGAAAGCTGCCATACAGGATGCCAAGTGGAAGCAAGCTAACCTAACACGGAGGGTGCTCAAG CTTGTGTCAGCACAAGAagttgaaaggaagagaggggttCCCCTTGACCAGACAGAAGAACAAATCCGCATGAGGTTGGAGGACTTGTACATGCAGTTGATGCAGCCCACACAGTATAGA GGCTGCCTGAATGAGTTGATGGCCCAGATGTGTGTCAAGCCTGCAAGCTCCCAGGGTGGACCTCGCTATGGGCTGGTGGGTGACATGGAGCGAGAGGTGTCCCAATATATGGCCTGGCAACATGATGCTCTCCAGGCTGTGGTTGGAGTGCTGAAGGAGGACCTGACAGTAGTTGACAGCATGATGGAGGAAATCCAGTGTAAACCTTAA
- the LOC135105909 gene encoding nuclear pore complex protein Nup54-like isoform X11: MATPNLSFGAGSMTGTAQTAPGFLFGNPVTAQPSTVATLFQIAFIFLYPGSGFGTPSMSSVASQPSFSFGSNTLTQSTGSLFGTTTTPAQKPFLIAPQTNFAPFGKSTPGAQGPDATQQQGMAGQPDPSLALHLAICTPSYFNNENDEVLRKWNQLQAFWGAGKGYYAPNMPPVEFTPENPYCRFKVVCYARIPSYHNEDGIVQIVIGKSLADLKPLEQNFVSTLNGIFGVAEVVISEMFAAELPDRTNIRLYVQQTLANGEKERATATDVARHMSQPTYTQTLKNLFVLEVLPLVNLTEAQLKEYLDTPQRGIDPALWEQGKRENPDPQKFLPVVKVGFQELQKQFNLQEDHAKKLQASMNNIMDEITQLRHKQTMMKAAIQDAKWKQANLTRRVLKLVSAQEVERKRGVPLDQTEEQIRMRLEDLYMQLMQPTQYRGCLNELMAQMCVKPASSQGGPRYGLVGDMEREVSQYMAWQHDALQAVVGVLKEDLTVVDSMMEEIQCKP; this comes from the exons ATGGCAACTCCAA ATCTCAGCTTTGGTGCAGGAAGCATGACAGGCACAGCACAGACAGCTCCTG GTTTTCTCTTTGGAAACCCAGTCACTGCCCAGCCTTCTACAG TTGCAACACTTTTTCAgattgcttttattttcctttaccctGGCTCTGGGTTTGGAACACCTAGCATGAGTAGTGTTGCTTCTCAGCCCA GTTTTAGCTTTGGGAGCAATACTCTAACCCAGTCCACAG GTTCCTTGTTTGGCACCACTACAACTCCAGCACAAAAGCCATTCTTAATTGCACCCCAAACCAACTTTGCACCTTTTGG AAAATCAACACCGGGAGCTCAAGGACCAG ATGCTACACAACAGCAGGGTATGGCAGGCCAGCCAGACCCTTCTCTAGCATTGCACCTGGCCATCTGTACACCTTCCTACTTCAATAATGAGAATGATGAGGTTTTGCGAAAATGGAACCAGCTGCAAGCTTTTTGGGGAGCCGGAAAAG gCTACTATGCTCCAAATATGCCTCCTGTTGAGTTTACTCCAGAGAACCCTTACTGTAGGTTCAAGGTGGTATGCTATGCCAGGATCCCCTCCTATCACAATGAAGATGGCATTGTACAGATTGTCATTGGGAAGTCTTTGGCTGATTTGAA ACCCCTTGAACAAAACTTTGTATCCACCTTGAATGGAATATTTGGTGTTGCTGAGGTGGTCATCAGTGAAATGTTTGCAGCTGAACTTCCAGACAGAACCAACATACGATTATATGTACAACAAACCCTTGCAAATG gggaaaaggagagagcaaCAGCTACAGATGTGGCTCGGCATATGTCCCAGCCAACATACACTCAGACACTGAAG AACTTATTTGTCCTGGAAGTTCTCCCTTTGGTGAATCTGACTGAGGCTCAGTTGAAGGAATATTTGGATACTCCTCAAAGAG GTATTGATCCAGCACTGTGGGAACAGGGAAAACGTGAAAATCCTGATCCTCAGAAGTTCCTCCCAGTTGTAAAAGTTGGCTTTCAGGAGTTGCAGAAACAATTTAA CCTTCAGGAAGACCATGCCAAGAAACTGCAAGCCAGCATGAACAACATCATGGATGAAATCACACAGCTGAGACACAAACAGACCATGATGAAAGCTGCCATACAGGATGCCAAGTGGAAGCAAGCTAACCTAACACGGAGGGTGCTCAAG CTTGTGTCAGCACAAGAagttgaaaggaagagaggggttCCCCTTGACCAGACAGAAGAACAAATCCGCATGAGGTTGGAGGACTTGTACATGCAGTTGATGCAGCCCACACAGTATAGA GGCTGCCTGAATGAGTTGATGGCCCAGATGTGTGTCAAGCCTGCAAGCTCCCAGGGTGGACCTCGCTATGGGCTGGTGGGTGACATGGAGCGAGAGGTGTCCCAATATATGGCCTGGCAACATGATGCTCTCCAGGCTGTGGTTGGAGTGCTGAAGGAGGACCTGACAGTAGTTGACAGCATGATGGAGGAAATCCAGTGTAAACCTTAA
- the LOC135105909 gene encoding nucleoporin p54-like isoform X4 gives MVAFEISVVDLVLVTLSEIQTLPPIFIMVKHWLSSHTSGSLEQYSIGTTVVAFIFQLPLSCHNMTAQGQAMLWAGVISCAVLQGFSFGSNTLTQSTAAFGATPFSTNPAPVSSGTGSLFGTTTTPAQKPFLIAPQTNFAPFGKSTPGAQGPDATQQQGMAGQPDPSLALHLAICTPSYFNNENDEVLRKWNQLQAFWGAGKGYYAPNMPPVEFTPENPYCRFKVVCYARIPSYHNEDGIVQIVIGKSLADLKPLEQNFVSTLNGIFGVAEVVISEMFAAELPDRTNIRLYVQQTLANGEKERATATDVARHMSQPTYTQTLKNLFVLEVLPLVNLTEAQLKEYLDTPQRGIDPALWEQGKRENPDPQKFLPVVKVGFQELQKQFNLQEDHAKKLQASMNNIMDEITQLRHKQTMMKAAIQDAKWKQANLTRRVLKLVSAQEVERKRGVPLDQTEEQIRMRLEDLYMQLMQPTQYRGCLNELMAQMCVKPASSQGGPRYGLVGDMEREVSQYMAWQHDALQAVVGVLKEDLTVVDSMMEEIQCKP, from the exons ATGGTGGCCTTTGAAATCAGTGTGGTAGATCTTGTTTTGGTTACCCTGTCTGAAATTCAAACTCTCCCACCTATCTTTATTATGGTTAAACATTGGCTGAGTAGTCATACATCTGGCAGCTTGGAACAGTATTCCATTGGTACAACAGTGGTTGCATTCATATTTCAGTTGCCCTTGAGCTGTCATAATATGACAGCTCAAGGACAGGCCATGTTATGGGCTGGAGTAATTAGTTGTGCTGTTCTGCAAG GTTTTAGCTTTGGGAGCAATACTCTAACCCAGTCCACAG CTGCATTTGGTGCAACTCCCTTCTCTACCAACCCAGCTCCTGTCAGTTCAGGAACAG GTTCCTTGTTTGGCACCACTACAACTCCAGCACAAAAGCCATTCTTAATTGCACCCCAAACCAACTTTGCACCTTTTGG AAAATCAACACCGGGAGCTCAAGGACCAG ATGCTACACAACAGCAGGGTATGGCAGGCCAGCCAGACCCTTCTCTAGCATTGCACCTGGCCATCTGTACACCTTCCTACTTCAATAATGAGAATGATGAGGTTTTGCGAAAATGGAACCAGCTGCAAGCTTTTTGGGGAGCCGGAAAAG gCTACTATGCTCCAAATATGCCTCCTGTTGAGTTTACTCCAGAGAACCCTTACTGTAGGTTCAAGGTGGTATGCTATGCCAGGATCCCCTCCTATCACAATGAAGATGGCATTGTACAGATTGTCATTGGGAAGTCTTTGGCTGATTTGAA ACCCCTTGAACAAAACTTTGTATCCACCTTGAATGGAATATTTGGTGTTGCTGAGGTGGTCATCAGTGAAATGTTTGCAGCTGAACTTCCAGACAGAACCAACATACGATTATATGTACAACAAACCCTTGCAAATG gggaaaaggagagagcaaCAGCTACAGATGTGGCTCGGCATATGTCCCAGCCAACATACACTCAGACACTGAAG AACTTATTTGTCCTGGAAGTTCTCCCTTTGGTGAATCTGACTGAGGCTCAGTTGAAGGAATATTTGGATACTCCTCAAAGAG GTATTGATCCAGCACTGTGGGAACAGGGAAAACGTGAAAATCCTGATCCTCAGAAGTTCCTCCCAGTTGTAAAAGTTGGCTTTCAGGAGTTGCAGAAACAATTTAA CCTTCAGGAAGACCATGCCAAGAAACTGCAAGCCAGCATGAACAACATCATGGATGAAATCACACAGCTGAGACACAAACAGACCATGATGAAAGCTGCCATACAGGATGCCAAGTGGAAGCAAGCTAACCTAACACGGAGGGTGCTCAAG CTTGTGTCAGCACAAGAagttgaaaggaagagaggggttCCCCTTGACCAGACAGAAGAACAAATCCGCATGAGGTTGGAGGACTTGTACATGCAGTTGATGCAGCCCACACAGTATAGA GGCTGCCTGAATGAGTTGATGGCCCAGATGTGTGTCAAGCCTGCAAGCTCCCAGGGTGGACCTCGCTATGGGCTGGTGGGTGACATGGAGCGAGAGGTGTCCCAATATATGGCCTGGCAACATGATGCTCTCCAGGCTGTGGTTGGAGTGCTGAAGGAGGACCTGACAGTAGTTGACAGCATGATGGAGGAAATCCAGTGTAAACCTTAA
- the LOC135105909 gene encoding nuclear pore complex protein Nup54-like isoform X9, which yields MATPNLSFGAGSMTGTAQTAPGFSFGSNTLTQSTAAFGATPFSTNPAPVSSGTGFGLFSNFGGGPPKPHLFGLGNVGGGMTNTGPTASCSLFGTTTTPAQKPFLIAPQTNFAPFGKSTPGAQGPDATQQQGMAGQPDPSLALHLAICTPSYFNNENDEVLRKWNQLQAFWGAGKGYYAPNMPPVEFTPENPYCRFKVVCYARIPSYHNEDGIVQIVIGKSLADLKPLEQNFVSTLNGIFGVAEVVISEMFAAELPDRTNIRLYVQQTLANGEKERATATDVARHMSQPTYTQTLKNLFVLEVLPLVNLTEAQLKEYLDTPQRGIDPALWEQGKRENPDPQKFLPVVKVGFQELQKQFNLQEDHAKKLQASMNNIMDEITQLRHKQTMMKAAIQDAKWKQANLTRRVLKLVSAQEVERKRGVPLDQTEEQIRMRLEDLYMQLMQPTQYRGCLNELMAQMCVKPASSQGGPRYGLVGDMEREVSQYMAWQHDALQAVVGVLKEDLTVVDSMMEEIQCKP from the exons ATGGCAACTCCAA ATCTCAGCTTTGGTGCAGGAAGCATGACAGGCACAGCACAGACAGCTCCTG GTTTTAGCTTTGGGAGCAATACTCTAACCCAGTCCACAG CTGCATTTGGTGCAACTCCCTTCTCTACCAACCCAGCTCCTGTCAGTTCAGGAACAG GGTTTGGCTTATTCTCTAACTTTGGTGGAGGTCCACCCAAGCCACATCTCTTTGGCCTTGGGAATGTAGGCGGAGGAATGACTAACACAGGGCCAACAGCCTCTT GTTCCTTGTTTGGCACCACTACAACTCCAGCACAAAAGCCATTCTTAATTGCACCCCAAACCAACTTTGCACCTTTTGG AAAATCAACACCGGGAGCTCAAGGACCAG ATGCTACACAACAGCAGGGTATGGCAGGCCAGCCAGACCCTTCTCTAGCATTGCACCTGGCCATCTGTACACCTTCCTACTTCAATAATGAGAATGATGAGGTTTTGCGAAAATGGAACCAGCTGCAAGCTTTTTGGGGAGCCGGAAAAG gCTACTATGCTCCAAATATGCCTCCTGTTGAGTTTACTCCAGAGAACCCTTACTGTAGGTTCAAGGTGGTATGCTATGCCAGGATCCCCTCCTATCACAATGAAGATGGCATTGTACAGATTGTCATTGGGAAGTCTTTGGCTGATTTGAA ACCCCTTGAACAAAACTTTGTATCCACCTTGAATGGAATATTTGGTGTTGCTGAGGTGGTCATCAGTGAAATGTTTGCAGCTGAACTTCCAGACAGAACCAACATACGATTATATGTACAACAAACCCTTGCAAATG gggaaaaggagagagcaaCAGCTACAGATGTGGCTCGGCATATGTCCCAGCCAACATACACTCAGACACTGAAG AACTTATTTGTCCTGGAAGTTCTCCCTTTGGTGAATCTGACTGAGGCTCAGTTGAAGGAATATTTGGATACTCCTCAAAGAG GTATTGATCCAGCACTGTGGGAACAGGGAAAACGTGAAAATCCTGATCCTCAGAAGTTCCTCCCAGTTGTAAAAGTTGGCTTTCAGGAGTTGCAGAAACAATTTAA CCTTCAGGAAGACCATGCCAAGAAACTGCAAGCCAGCATGAACAACATCATGGATGAAATCACACAGCTGAGACACAAACAGACCATGATGAAAGCTGCCATACAGGATGCCAAGTGGAAGCAAGCTAACCTAACACGGAGGGTGCTCAAG CTTGTGTCAGCACAAGAagttgaaaggaagagaggggttCCCCTTGACCAGACAGAAGAACAAATCCGCATGAGGTTGGAGGACTTGTACATGCAGTTGATGCAGCCCACACAGTATAGA GGCTGCCTGAATGAGTTGATGGCCCAGATGTGTGTCAAGCCTGCAAGCTCCCAGGGTGGACCTCGCTATGGGCTGGTGGGTGACATGGAGCGAGAGGTGTCCCAATATATGGCCTGGCAACATGATGCTCTCCAGGCTGTGGTTGGAGTGCTGAAGGAGGACCTGACAGTAGTTGACAGCATGATGGAGGAAATCCAGTGTAAACCTTAA